A genomic window from Brassica oleracea var. oleracea cultivar TO1000 chromosome C8, BOL, whole genome shotgun sequence includes:
- the LOC106310585 gene encoding exocyst complex component EXO70B1-like — protein sequence MEQKSKFSFFSSSSPKSLPSSPHSFTSSPASPLHQVFTQSTMDEAIARAEAIIKKWDPNTPSFTKIVSLFNHSRKEAKEFIKCVRDLRKAMHFLVSQDSQSPKLALAQTLMQIAMTRLEKEFFQILSSNRDKLDPESVSGQPSTSTNSEFEDDYDEDDDDEMKKANESITKVEKASAVVMSDLKAIAECMISCGYGKECIKIYKRIRKSIVDEGLSLLGIETYKSSRLHRTDWVTLDHMIKNWIKAAKIGVITLFRGEKLLCDHVFSASNSTRESCFYEIANEAATNLFKFPEFVAKEKKSHERIFSLMDLQAAISNLWQDIQMIFHYDSVAGVKSQALMSLQKLKVSIHNALTDFESTVHRDSTKALTPGGGIHKLTRSTMSFISSLSEHSSVLSEILTDHPLPRNTRLLESYVIMLEEEEHNHALSVHFAWLILVLLCKLDTKAEHYKDVSLSYLFIANNLHFIIETVRSSDHLRPLLGEDWITKHDDKLSAYAANYEISAWSYVYMSLPEEPTELSPEEAKIYFRRFHSAFEEAYMKQSSRVVPDAKLRDELKVSIAKKLVPEYREFYNKYLPMLGQERNIEMLVRFKPDNLENYISDLFHGIPILASSSSTSWMSLGRVSS from the coding sequence ATGGAGCAAAAGTCAAAGTTTTCTTTCTTCTCTTCCTCATCCCCCAAGTCTCTTCCTTCATCTCCTCACTCATTCACCTCCTCCCCAGCTTCTCCTCTTCACCAGGTCTTCACTCAGTCCACCATGGACGAAGCCATAGCGAGAGCAGAAGCCATAATCAAGAAATGGGACCCTAACACGCCTTCCTTCACCAAGATCGTCTCTCTGTTCAACCACAGCAGAAAAGAAGCCAAGGAGTTCATCAAATGCGTCCGTGACTTGCGCAAAGCTATGCACTTCCTTGTCTCGCAAGACTCTCAATCTCCAAAGCTTGCCCTAGCACAAACCCTAATGCAAATCGCCATGACAAGGCTTGAAAAAGAGTTTTTCCAGATATTATCTTCCAACAGAGACAAGCTTGATCCTGAATCAGTCTCCGGTCAACCCTCAACGTCAACCAACTCCGAGTTTGAAGATGATTATGATGAAGATGATGACGATGAGATGAAGAAAGCTAATGAGTCCATCACTAAAGTTGAGAAAGCTTCAGCTGTGGTGATGTCTGACCTAAAGGCTATAGCAGAGTGTATGATCAGTTGCGGATATGGTAAAGAGTGTATAAAGATCTACAAGAGGATCAGAAAATCTATAGTAGATGAAGGGCTGAGCTTGCTTGGGATAGAAACTTACAAAAGCTCAAGGCTTCACAGAACAGACTGGGTCACGCTCGACCATATGATCAAGAACTGGATCAAAGCTGCAAAGATTGGCGTCATTACTCTCTTCCGTGGAGAGAAGCTTCTATGTGATCATGTCTTCTCTGCTTCCAACTCAACGAGAGAGTCATGCTTCTACGAGATAGCAAACGAAGCAGCCACTAACCTATTCAAGTTCCCTGAGTTTGTAGCTAAAGAGAAGAAGTCTCATGAGAGGATCTTCTCTTTAATGGATCTCCAAGCTGCCATCTCTAATCTCTGGCAAGACATACAGATGATCTTCCACTATGATTCGGTAGCTGGTGTGAAGTCTCAGGCGCTCATGTCACTTCAGAAGCTAAAGGTTTCAATCCATAATGCTCTCACTGACTTTGAATCAACGGTTCATAGAGATTCAACCAAAGCTCTTACACCTGGAGGAGGGATCCATAAGCTGACAAGATCAACAATGAGTTTCATCTCTTCCTTGTCTGAACACAGCTCTGTCTTGTCTGAAATCCTTACAGACCATCCACTACCAAGAAACACTAGGTTACTTGAGTCTTACGTCATAATGTTAGAAGAGGAAGAGCACAATCATGCCCTCTCGGTCCATTTCGCTTGGCTCATCCTTGTCTTGCTATGCAAGCTAGACACCAAAGCAGAACATTACAAGGATGTTTCACTATCCTACCTCTTCATTGCAAACAACCTTCACTTCATCATTGAAACGGTACGTTCGTCTGATCACCTCAGACCCCTCCTTGGAGAAGATTGGATCACTAAGCACGACGATAAACTCAGCGCTTACGCTGCTAACTATGAGATATCAGCATGGTCCTATGTATACATGTCACTACCCGAGGAACCAACAGAGCTATCACCAGAGGAGGCCAAAATATACTTCAGAAGGTTTCACTCGGCGTTTGAGGAAGCATACATGAAACAATCATCACGAGTTGTGCCAGATGCTAAGCTTAGGGATGAGCTGAAGGTTTCGATAGCAAAGAAACTTGTACCAGAGTACAGAGAGTTTTACAACAAGTACTTACCAATGCTTGGTCAAGAGAGGAACATTGAGATGCTGGTGAGGTTCAAGCCAGATAACTTGGAGAATTACATCTCTGATCTGTTCCATGGAATTCCAATACTTGCTTCATCTTCTTCTACATCATGGATGTCACTTGGGCGTGTTTCAAGCTGA
- the LOC106310545 gene encoding chalcone--flavonone isomerase-like isoform X1 — MFDQIIISSGVQSPLPSVTNLQVDSVNFPPSVISPASSNRLFLAGAGVQGLDIQGEFVISTVIGVYLDPNAVGSLTSFGWGCKTTEELTESVNFFRHIVTGSFEKFIKVTMKLPLTGQQYSEKVTENCEAIWESLGINSNSDISCGPPPSAKLRFNKITKTFGPSRHYSRGQAVKRFLEIFKPKKFPPGAFILFAISPKGSLTVAFSSDDGIPKRGNTAIENKFLAEAVLESIIGKNGVSPGARLSVAERLAQVMKNEGRAETLILADKKFMKNNEVKEDATKAKTDQEEANDLSLGDKLAEENVG; from the exons ATGTTTGATCAAATCATCATTTCTTCCGGCGTTCAGTCACCGTTACCCTCCGTCACGAATCTTCAAGTTGATTCCGTTAACTTTCCACCGTCCGTCATCTCACCGGCTTCCTCCAATCGACTCTTCCTCGCTGGCGCAG GTGTGCAAGGTTTGGATATCCAAGGAGAGTTTGTGATCTCCACCGTCATCGGAGTTTACCTAGATCCTAACGCCGTAGGGAGCCTTACCTCTTTCGGTTGGGGATGCAAAACGACAGAGGAGTTAACGGAATCCGTCAATTTCTTCCGTCATATCGTCACAG GTTCTTTTGAGAAATTCATTAAGGTGACGATGAAACTGCCGTTAACGGGACAGCAATATTCGGAGAAAGTAACAGAGAACTGTGAGGCAATTTGGGAATCGTTAGGGATAAACTCAAACTCTGACATAAGCTGTGGTCCTCCTCCCAGTGCAAAACTTCGTTTTAACAAGATCACTAAAA CATTTGGTCCATCTCGGCACTATTCTAGGGGTCAAGCTGTGAAAAGATTCCTGGAAATCTTCAAGCCCAAAAAGTTCCCTCCTGGTGCTTTCATCCTCTTCGCTATCTCCCCTAAAGGCTCTCTTACG GTTGCGTTTTCGAGTGATGATGGCATTCCTAAAAGAGGAAACACAGCGATCGAGAATAAGTTTTTGGCAGAGGCAGTTCTTGAATCAATCATTGGAAAGAACGGTGTGTCTCCTGGGGCTAGGCTGAGTGTAGCTGAGAGATTAGCTCAGGTGATGAAGAATGAAGGCCGGGCTGAGACATTAATATTGGCCGACAAAAAATTC ATGAAAAATAACGAGGTCAAAGAAGATGCAACAAAGGCAAAGACTGATCAAGAGGAAGCGAACGATCTCTCCCTCGGAGATAAATTGGCTGAAGAAAATGTTGGATAA
- the LOC106310545 gene encoding chalcone--flavonone isomerase-like isoform X2: MFDQIIISSGVQSPLPSVTNLQVDSVNFPPSVISPASSNRLFLAGAGVQGLDIQGEFVISTVIGVYLDPNAVGSLTSFGWGCKTTEELTESVNFFRHIVTGSFEKFIKVTMKLPLTGQQYSEKVTENCEAIWESLGINSNSDISCGPPPSAKLRFNKITKTFGPSRHYSRGQAVKRFLEIFKPKKFPPGAFILFAISPKGSLTVAFSSDDGIPKRGNTAIENKFLAEAVLESIIGKNGVSPGARLSVAERLAQVMKNEGRAETLILADKKFMKNNEVKEDATKAKTDQEEANDLSLGDKLAEEN, from the exons ATGTTTGATCAAATCATCATTTCTTCCGGCGTTCAGTCACCGTTACCCTCCGTCACGAATCTTCAAGTTGATTCCGTTAACTTTCCACCGTCCGTCATCTCACCGGCTTCCTCCAATCGACTCTTCCTCGCTGGCGCAG GTGTGCAAGGTTTGGATATCCAAGGAGAGTTTGTGATCTCCACCGTCATCGGAGTTTACCTAGATCCTAACGCCGTAGGGAGCCTTACCTCTTTCGGTTGGGGATGCAAAACGACAGAGGAGTTAACGGAATCCGTCAATTTCTTCCGTCATATCGTCACAG GTTCTTTTGAGAAATTCATTAAGGTGACGATGAAACTGCCGTTAACGGGACAGCAATATTCGGAGAAAGTAACAGAGAACTGTGAGGCAATTTGGGAATCGTTAGGGATAAACTCAAACTCTGACATAAGCTGTGGTCCTCCTCCCAGTGCAAAACTTCGTTTTAACAAGATCACTAAAA CATTTGGTCCATCTCGGCACTATTCTAGGGGTCAAGCTGTGAAAAGATTCCTGGAAATCTTCAAGCCCAAAAAGTTCCCTCCTGGTGCTTTCATCCTCTTCGCTATCTCCCCTAAAGGCTCTCTTACG GTTGCGTTTTCGAGTGATGATGGCATTCCTAAAAGAGGAAACACAGCGATCGAGAATAAGTTTTTGGCAGAGGCAGTTCTTGAATCAATCATTGGAAAGAACGGTGTGTCTCCTGGGGCTAGGCTGAGTGTAGCTGAGAGATTAGCTCAGGTGATGAAGAATGAAGGCCGGGCTGAGACATTAATATTGGCCGACAAAAAATTC ATGAAAAATAACGAGGTCAAAGAAGATGCAACAAAGGCAAAGACTGATCAAGAGGAAGCGAACGATCTCTCCCTCGGAGATAAATTGGCTGAAGAAA